A genome region from Carya illinoinensis cultivar Pawnee chromosome 2, C.illinoinensisPawnee_v1, whole genome shotgun sequence includes the following:
- the LOC122300352 gene encoding probable prefoldin subunit 3 isoform X2 — MALSTPGVPERRVIPGAEFVEDVQTCLNVNSALAFLQERLQQYKLVEMRLLAQQRDIQAKIPDIEKCLDVVAPLQTKKGTGEWHLLLTLKPLKAYIIGLALRIMTQPLLFFKKIWIMLKPV; from the exons ATGGCTTTGTCTACTCCAGGGGTCCCGGAACGAAGAGTAATACCGGGTGCTGAATTCGTTGAAGACGTTCAGACCTGTCTCAATGTCAACTCCGCCCTCGCTTTCCTCCAAGAAAG ACTACAGCAGTATAAGTTGGTTGAGATGAGACTTCTCGCTCAGCAAAGGGATATTCAG GCAAAGATCCCTGACATTGAAAAGTGCTTAGACGTGGTTGCCCCTTTGCAAACTAAGAAGGGTACTGGTGAGTG GCACTTATTACTGACTTTGAAGCCTCTGAAGGCATATATTATTGGGCTCGCATTGAGGATAATGACTCA GCCACTGCTCTTCTTCAAAAAAATTTGGATAATGCTAAAGCCAGTTTAG
- the LOC122300352 gene encoding probable prefoldin subunit 3 isoform X1 produces MALSTPGVPERRVIPGAEFVEDVQTCLNVNSALAFLQERLQQYKLVEMRLLAQQRDIQAKIPDIEKCLDVVAPLQTKKGTGEWHLLLTLKPLKAYIIGLALRIMTQYVYGWEQTSCHCSSSKKFG; encoded by the exons ATGGCTTTGTCTACTCCAGGGGTCCCGGAACGAAGAGTAATACCGGGTGCTGAATTCGTTGAAGACGTTCAGACCTGTCTCAATGTCAACTCCGCCCTCGCTTTCCTCCAAGAAAG ACTACAGCAGTATAAGTTGGTTGAGATGAGACTTCTCGCTCAGCAAAGGGATATTCAG GCAAAGATCCCTGACATTGAAAAGTGCTTAGACGTGGTTGCCCCTTTGCAAACTAAGAAGGGTACTGGTGAGTG GCACTTATTACTGACTTTGAAGCCTCTGAAGGCATATATTATTGGGCTCGCATTGAGGATAATGACTCAGTATGTTTATGGCTGGGAGCAAACTTCAT GCCACTGCTCTTCTTCAAAAAAATTTGGATAA